Sequence from the Bacillus thuringiensis genome:
ACGTAATGAAGTATCTCAACAAATCTCTGTATTGAAGCGCGAAAAGAAAGATGCGGAAGCTCTAATTCTAGAAATGCGTGAAGTTGGAGAAAAAGTAAAAGATCTTGATAATGAACTTCGTACAGTTGAAGAAGATTTAGAAAGATTAATGTTATCTATTCCAAATATCCCTCATGAATCTGCTCCAGTTGGTGAAACAGAGGATGATAATGTAGTAGCGCGTACTTGGGGAGATGTGAAGGAATTTGCTTTTGAACCAAAACCACATTGGGATCTCGCTACAGATTTAGGAATTCTAGACTTTGAACGTGCTGGGAAAGTAACGGGAAGCCGTTTCGTATTCTATAAAGGTGCTGGCGCAAGGTTAGAGCGTGCTTTAATTAGCTTTATGCTTGATCTTCATACTGATGAGCACGGATACGAAGAAGTATTACCTCCGTATATGGTAAACCGTGCAAGTATGACAGGAACTGGACAACTTCCAAAGTTTGAAGAAGATGCATTCCGTATTGAAAGTGAAGATTACTTCTTAATTCCAACAGCTGAAGTACCTGTAACGAATATGCACCGTGATGAAATCTTAAATAAAGAGCAATTGCCTATAAGATATGCTGCATTTAGCTCTTGTTTCCGTTCTGAAGCAGGTTCAGCTGGCCGTGATACACGTGGTTTAATTCGTCAGCATCAGTTCAATAAAGTAGAGCTTGTAAAGTTCGTGAAACCAGAAGATTCTTATGAAGAGTTAGAAAAACTAACAAATGATGCAGAACGCGTGTTACAATTGTTAGAGTTGCCATATCGCGTTATGAGCATGTGCACAGGCGATTTAGGATTTACAGCAGCGAAAAAATACGATATCGAAGTATGGATTCCAAGCTATGGCACATATCGTGAAATTTCTTCTTGTAGTAATTTTGAGGCTTTCCAAGCGAGACGTGCAAATATCCGTTTCCGTCGTGAACCAAACGGAAAACCAGAACATGTTCATACATTAAATGGATCTGGTCTTGCAATTGGACGTACGGTGGCAGCTATTTTAGAGAATTACCAACAAGAAGATGGTACAATTATAATTCCAGAAGTTCTTCGCCCTTATATGGGAGGAAAAACAGTTATTAAGTAAATTTATAAACATTCATCGGTATGAGTGATTGGTAATTATGAGCGTTGTCAGTACTATAATGTAGGAGAGGGAAAGTAAAATTTTCCTTTCCTCATAATTTATTTTAGTAGGGTTGACTAACTGTTTTTCTTTTGATATTATATTTGATGTCAATATGGAGGTATACCCAAGTCTGGCTGAAGGGATCGGTCTTGAAAACCGACAGGCGGCGAGAGTCGCGCGGGGGTTCGAATCCCTCTACCTCCTCCAGATATAATTGACAACAGCGCATATAAGTGGAGATTGGAGAACTCGTTACCAACACGTAACGAGTTTTTATTTTAAAACCAATCATAAAGTATGGTGTAAGGCGATTTTGTCCTTATTACGCACTCATATTCCGATGATTATCTTCATAGATATGAAAGGAGTCAACATGGATCTTATTATACAAACGTTTCCTTTAGATGGAAAAACTTTATATTATGTACAATGTCCTGTCTGTAAGAACAATAGAATTTTAAACAGTGGTGCAAACGTATCACGCATTATTAGCGATGATACATTCCGTAAACTTTGTGGTTGCACTTGTGATGTAAAACAAACTGCGACAAAAGTAGAGGCACCAAAAAAAGTTAAAAAAGAAGCTGTAAAGAAAGAAGCAGCTCCAAAACGTACAGGTAAAGTATTAACAGCAGTAATTAACGGGAAAGAAATGACTGTTAAAGAGATTGCTGAGACATACGATATTAGTACAAGTACGGTTCGTCAGCGTATTAACGCTGGAAAACCAGAGAGTGAAATTATTGCTCCAACAAAGAAGAAGTAATTTAATAGAAAAACCCGTGCGTATGCACGGGTTTTTTATTTTACAAGTTTACGTGTTTGTTTTAAAAAATGGCCAATTTTTTTAATGATTGGTTCAATAGAATCTCCATCTTTTAAAATATCGTATTCATTAATATTTAATCGTAAAACAGGGCATGAATTAAAGTTATTGATCCAGTTTTCGTAACGCCCATGCATCTCTTTCCAATACTCAATTGGTGTTTGCTGCTCCATCGGGCGTCCGCGTTCTTGAATACGGTCTACAATATCATCGAAAGAACCCTCTAAGTAAATTAATAAGTCTGGAT
This genomic interval carries:
- a CDS encoding DUF3797 domain-containing protein; this encodes MDLIIQTFPLDGKTLYYVQCPVCKNNRILNSGANVSRIISDDTFRKLCGCTCDVKQTATKVEAPKKVKKEAVKKEAAPKRTGKVLTAVINGKEMTVKEIAETYDISTSTVRQRINAGKPESEIIAPTKKK
- the serS gene encoding serine--tRNA ligase, coding for MLDIKFLRTNFEEVKAKLQHRGEDLTDFGRFEELDTRRRELLVQTEELKSKRNEVSQQISVLKREKKDAEALILEMREVGEKVKDLDNELRTVEEDLERLMLSIPNIPHESAPVGETEDDNVVARTWGDVKEFAFEPKPHWDLATDLGILDFERAGKVTGSRFVFYKGAGARLERALISFMLDLHTDEHGYEEVLPPYMVNRASMTGTGQLPKFEEDAFRIESEDYFLIPTAEVPVTNMHRDEILNKEQLPIRYAAFSSCFRSEAGSAGRDTRGLIRQHQFNKVELVKFVKPEDSYEELEKLTNDAERVLQLLELPYRVMSMCTGDLGFTAAKKYDIEVWIPSYGTYREISSCSNFEAFQARRANIRFRREPNGKPEHVHTLNGSGLAIGRTVAAILENYQQEDGTIIIPEVLRPYMGGKTVIK